A part of Candidatus Eremiobacterota bacterium genomic DNA contains:
- a CDS encoding KUP/HAK/KT family potassium transporter, with protein sequence MTQRRAKTPLLLIVAAIGVVFGDIGTSPLYTLKVCLGLAGSKGELADVLGICSLLFWALVIVVCVKYVTFILRVDHDGEGGILALLALASPPPQFAKMIRPVGLTLIVVIGASMLFGDGVITPAISIISAVEGIGVVSNAFQPYIVPISLAVIIVLFALQSRGTEKVGRLFGPVMILWFIVIGVLGALALVRHPEVLYGLDPRHALRFMTRGGLAGFTILGGVILAVTGVEALYADLSHFGRKPIVSAWYALVFPALVLNYFGQGARLIGDPRALDSPFYALAPGWTLIPMVVLATLATVIASQALISGTFTLVEQAIALNLAPRVLVQHTSHLYKGQVFVPSVNRWLAIGCALLVVSFRSSDRLASAYGLAVGFTMLCTSLAFYVVISRTLRWNRVLSVLLVAGFVCVDGSLVLASLPKFLDGGWIPISISAVLTLISLTWLEGRRCLAKALAEQQVPIEEVLDKLPAGMAEEGTMVFLTPDPRGVPFLARHRWIRDRAREERMVVLNIARAGTPYVDDAERVTVERFSLRLIRVIARFGYMEAPRIDPILRSCDAFGLDLDRDDTSFFYADPKIEAALGHGMPGWRRELYTALQRNARPLPDDLRIKAERRVELGVTVEI encoded by the coding sequence GTGACGCAGCGTCGCGCCAAGACCCCTTTGCTCCTGATCGTCGCCGCGATCGGAGTCGTCTTCGGCGACATCGGGACGAGCCCGCTCTACACGCTGAAGGTCTGCCTCGGGCTCGCGGGGTCGAAGGGCGAGCTGGCCGACGTGCTCGGCATCTGCTCGCTGCTGTTCTGGGCGCTGGTCATCGTGGTGTGCGTCAAGTACGTCACGTTCATCCTGCGCGTCGACCACGACGGCGAGGGCGGGATCCTTGCGCTCCTCGCGCTCGCCTCGCCGCCGCCTCAGTTCGCGAAGATGATCCGGCCCGTCGGCTTGACGCTGATCGTGGTGATCGGCGCGTCGATGCTCTTCGGCGACGGCGTGATAACGCCCGCGATCTCGATCATCTCGGCGGTCGAAGGGATCGGCGTCGTCTCGAACGCGTTTCAGCCGTACATCGTGCCGATCTCCCTCGCGGTGATCATCGTGCTCTTCGCGTTGCAGAGCCGCGGGACGGAGAAGGTCGGGCGGCTCTTCGGCCCGGTGATGATCCTGTGGTTCATCGTGATCGGCGTGCTCGGCGCGCTCGCGCTGGTGCGCCATCCCGAGGTGCTCTACGGCCTCGATCCGCGCCACGCGCTGCGCTTCATGACGCGCGGCGGCTTGGCCGGTTTCACCATCCTCGGCGGGGTGATCCTGGCGGTGACCGGCGTGGAGGCGCTGTACGCCGACCTCTCGCACTTCGGCCGCAAGCCGATCGTGAGCGCGTGGTACGCGCTCGTCTTTCCGGCGCTCGTGCTCAACTACTTCGGCCAGGGTGCGCGGCTGATCGGCGATCCGCGCGCGCTCGACAGCCCGTTCTACGCGCTGGCGCCGGGCTGGACGCTGATCCCGATGGTGGTGCTCGCGACGCTCGCAACGGTGATCGCCTCGCAGGCGCTGATCTCGGGGACGTTCACCCTCGTCGAGCAGGCGATCGCGCTGAACCTCGCACCGCGAGTCCTGGTGCAGCACACCTCGCACCTCTACAAAGGCCAAGTCTTCGTGCCGTCAGTGAACCGCTGGCTCGCGATCGGGTGCGCGTTGCTCGTCGTCTCGTTCCGCTCGAGCGACCGGCTCGCCTCGGCGTACGGCCTCGCGGTCGGGTTTACGATGCTGTGCACCTCGCTCGCGTTCTACGTCGTGATCTCGCGCACGCTGCGCTGGAACCGCGTCCTCTCGGTCTTGCTCGTCGCCGGCTTCGTGTGCGTCGACGGCAGCCTCGTCCTCGCCTCGCTGCCGAAGTTCCTCGACGGCGGCTGGATCCCGATCTCGATCAGCGCTGTGCTCACTTTGATCAGCCTGACCTGGCTCGAAGGCCGCCGGTGTCTCGCGAAGGCGCTCGCCGAGCAGCAGGTTCCGATCGAAGAGGTGCTCGACAAGCTGCCGGCCGGGATGGCCGAAGAGGGCACGATGGTGTTTCTGACGCCCGACCCGCGCGGCGTTCCGTTCCTCGCGCGCCACCGCTGGATCCGCGACCGCGCGCGCGAAGAGCGCATGGTCGTGCTGAACATCGCGCGCGCCGGCACGCCGTACGTCGACGACGCCGAACGCGTCACCGTCGAGCGGTTCTCGCTGCGCCTGATCCGCGTCATCGCGCGCTTCGGCTACATGGAGGCGCCGCGAATCGACCCGATCCTGCGCTCGTGCGACGCGTTCGGGCTCGATCTCGACCGCGACGACACCTCGTTCTTCTACGCCGACCCAAAGATCGAGGCGGCGCTGGGGCACGGCATGCCGGGCTGGCGCCGTGAGCTCTACACCGCGCTGCAGCGCAACGCGCGCCCGCTCCCCGACGACTTGCGCATCAAAGCGGAACGCCGCGTCGAGCTCGGCGTAACGGTCGAAATCTGA